One Euphorbia lathyris chromosome 1, ddEupLath1.1, whole genome shotgun sequence DNA segment encodes these proteins:
- the LOC136210562 gene encoding flavin-containing monooxygenase FMO GS-OX-like 4 isoform X1 encodes MLKYTNQIIQFSLSSILPMILPAVLNPFATMSTPLHSRHVAVIGAGAAGLAAARELRREGHEVVVFERQSQIGGTWVYDHQVEPDPLSLNPTRSIIHTSLYSSLRTNLPREVMGFRDYPFVPTNDETRDPRRYPGHREVLLYLKDFAKEFELEDMVRFETDVIYVGLVEDCKKWSVKSKKKKRGGDDCEFDFDDEIYDAVVICNGHYTETRVAEIPGICSWPGKQIHSHNYRVPESFRDQVVVLIGSAASATDISMEIAGVAKEVHIASRSVAAETYEERPGYDNMWLNSMIESLHQDGSVVFRNGRIVLADVILHCTGYKYSFPFLETNGIVTVDDNRVGPLYKHVFPPVLAPHLSFVGLPWKVVPFPMFEFQSKWIAGVLSGRVPLPLQEEMKDDIEAFYLSLEVSNIPKRYTHRVGESQYEYDNWLAAQCGCEGFEEWRKQMYCVSSDGRHLRPSTYRDEWEDDSLTAEAYRDFSKYTSTPFQSLNKL; translated from the exons ATGCTAAAATACACAAATCAAATCATCcaattctctctctcttcaatacTTCCAATGATCCTCCCGGCTGTACTCAATCCCTTCGCGACAATGTCCACACCTCTCCACTCTCGTCATGTCGCCGTGATCGGGGCAGGAGCCGCCGGTCTCGCCGCTGCACGTGAGCTCCGTCGCGAGGGTCACGAGGTCGTAGTCTTTGAACGACAATCCCAAATCGGAGGTACCTGGGTTTATGATCACCAAGTTGAACCAGACCCATTAAGCCTCAATCCAACCCGATCCATCATACACACCAGTCTCTATAGCTCCCTCCGCACCAATCTCCCCAGGGAAGTCATGGGTTTCCGCGATTACCCGTTTGTTCCGACGAACGATGAAACGAGAGATCCGAGACGGTATCCGGGTCACAGAGAGGTTTTACTTTACTTGAAAGATTTTGCCAAGGAGTTTGAGCTGGAGGATATGGTGAGGTTTGAGACTGACGTGATCTATGTTGGGTTGGTGGAGGACTGTAAAAAGTGGAGTGTTaaatcgaagaagaagaagagaggtgGTGATGATTGTGAATTTGATTTTGATGATGAAATTTATGATGCTGTGGTTATCTGCAACGGGCATTACACTGAGACTCGTGTTGCTGAAATTCCAG GCATCTGTTCTTGGCCAGGGAAGCAAATCCATAGCCACAATTACCGTGTTCCTGAGTCATTCCGTGATCAA GTGGTAGTGTTGATTGGCAGTGCAGCAAGTGCTACTGATATATCCATGGAAATTGCTGGGGTTGCAAAAGAGGTCCATATTGCATCGAGATCAGTTGCAGCTGAAACATATGAAGAACGACCTGGATATGATAACATGTGGCTTAATTCTATG ATAGAAAGCTTACATCAAGATGGTTCTGTGGTTTTTCGAAACGGGAGAATTGTCCTCGCCGATGTCATTTTACACTGCACTGG GTACAAGTATAGCTTTCCTTTTCTCGAGACCAATGGCATTGTGACCGTTGATGATAACCGTGTAGGACCATTATACAAACATGTTTTCCCACCAGTTTTGGCCCCTCATCTTTCATTTGTCGGGTTGCCGTGGAAG GTTGTCCCTTTCCCAATGTTTGAATTCCAAAGCAAGTGGATTGCTGGTGTTTTATCTGGTAGAGTTCCGCTTCCATTACAAGAGGAGATGAAGGATGACATTGAAGCCTTTTACTTGTCACTCGAAGTTTCGAACATTCCGAAGAGATACACTCATAGAGTGGGTGAATCTCAG TATGAGTATGACAACTGGCTTGCTGCTCAGTGCGGGTGTGAAGGATTTGAAGAATGGAGAAAGCAAATGTACTGCGTGAGCAGCGATGGCAGGCACCTCCGACCATCTACCTACCGTGATGAATGGGAAGATGATAGCCTCACCGCGGAAGCTTACCGGGACTTCTCCAAATACACATCCACTCCTTTTCAATCGCTCAACAAATTGTAA
- the LOC136210564 gene encoding flavin-containing monooxygenase FMO GS-OX-like 4, with amino-acid sequence MSTPLHSRHVAVIGAGAAGLVAARELRREGHEVVVFERQSQIGGTWVYDHRVEGDPLSLNPTRSIIHTSLYSSLRTNLPREVMGFRDYPFVPTNDETRDSRRYPGHKEVLLYLQDFAREFELVDMVRFETEVIYVGLVEDCKKWNVKSKKKKRGGDDCEFDFDDELYDAVVICKGHYTDTRVAEIPGISAWPGKQIHSHNYRVPEPFRDQVVVLIGSSVSATDISVEIAGVAKEVHMASRSVAAETYEEKPGYNNMWLHSMIESVHQDGSVVFQNGRIVLADVILHCTGYQYNFPFLETSGIVTVDDNRVGPLYKHVFPPALAPCLSFVGVPMKVAPFPMFELQSKWIAGVLSGRLLLPLQEEMMEDTEAFYLSLEASNVPKRYTHVVDLSEYNDWLGAQCGCGGYEEWRKKMFCVSLPGFLQMPDTYRDEWGDDGLIAEAYQDFSKYISIAFQSLNK; translated from the exons ATGTCCACACCTCTCCACTCTCGTCATGTCGCCGTCATCGGGGCAGGAGCCGCCGGTCTCGTCGCCGCACGTGAGCTCCGTCGCGAGGGTCACGAGGTCGTAGTCTTTGAACGACAATCCCAAATCGGAGGTACCTGGGTTTATGATCACCGAGTTGAAGGAGACCCATTGAGCCTCAATCCAACCCGATCCATCATACACACCAGTCTCTATAGCTCCCTCCGCACCAATCTCCCTAGAGAAGTCATGGGTTTCCGCGATTACCCGTTTGTTCCTACGAACGATGAAACGAGAGATTCGAGACGGTATCCGGGTCACAAAGAGGTTTTACTTTACTTGCAAGATTTTGCCAGGGAGTTTGAGCTCGTGGATATGGTGAGGTTTGAGACTGAAGTGATCTATGTTGGGTTGGTGGAGGACTGTAAAAAATGGAATGTTaaatcgaagaagaagaagagaggtgGTGATGATTGTGAATTTGATTTTGATGATGAACTTTATGATGCTGTGGTTATTTGCAAGGGGCATTATACTGACACTCGCGTTGCTGAAATTCCAG GCATCAGTGCTTGGCCAGGGAAGCAAATCCATAGCCACAACTACCGTGTTCCTGAGCCATTCCGAGATCAA GTGGTAGTATTGATTGGCAGTTCAGTAAGTGCTACTGATATATCTGTGGAAATTGCTGGGGTTGCGAAAGAGGTCCATATGGCGTCGAGATCAGTTGCAGCTGAAACATATGAAGAAAAGCCTGGATATAATAATATGTGGCTTCATTCTATG ATAGAAAGCGTACATCAAGATGGTTCTGTGGTTTTTCAAAACGGGAGAATTGTCCTCGCCGATGTCATTCTACACTGCACTGG GTACCAATATAACTTCCCTTTTCTCGAGACCAGTGGCATTGTGACTGTCGATGATAACCGTGTAGGACCATTATACAAACATGTTTTCCCACCAGCTTTGGCCCCCTGTCTTTCATTTGTGGGGGTGCCAATGAAG GTTGCCCCTTTCCCAATGTTTGAACTCCAAAGCAAGTGGATTGCTGGTGTTTTATCCGGTAGACTTCTGCTTCCATTACAAGAGGAGATGATGGAGGATACCGAAGCCTTTTACCTGTCACTCGAAGCTTCAAACGTTCCCAAAAGATACACACATGTAGTGGATCTG TCTGAGTATAACGACTGGCTTGGTGCTCAGTGCGGGTGTGGAGGATATGAAGAATGGAGAAAGAAAATGTTCTGCGTCAGCCTACCAGGATTTCTCCAAATGCCAGATACCTACCGTGATGAATGGGGAGATGATGGCCTCATTGCGGAAGCCTACCAGGACTTCTCCAAATACATATCCATTGCTTTTCAATCGCTCAACAAATAG
- the LOC136210562 gene encoding flavin-containing monooxygenase FMO GS-OX-like 4 isoform X2 — MLKYTNQIIQFSLSSILPMILPAVLNPFATMSTPLHSRHVAVIGAGAAGLAAARELRREGHEVVVFERQSQIGGTWVYDHQVEPDPLSLNPTRSIIHTSLYSSLRTNLPREVMGFRDYPFVPTNDETRDPRRYPGHREVLLYLKDFAKEFELEDMVRFETDVIYVGLVEDCKKWSVKSKKKKRGGDDCEFDFDDEIYDAVVICNGHYTETRVAEIPGKQIHSHNYRVPESFRDQVVVLIGSAASATDISMEIAGVAKEVHIASRSVAAETYEERPGYDNMWLNSMIESLHQDGSVVFRNGRIVLADVILHCTGYKYSFPFLETNGIVTVDDNRVGPLYKHVFPPVLAPHLSFVGLPWKVVPFPMFEFQSKWIAGVLSGRVPLPLQEEMKDDIEAFYLSLEVSNIPKRYTHRVGESQYEYDNWLAAQCGCEGFEEWRKQMYCVSSDGRHLRPSTYRDEWEDDSLTAEAYRDFSKYTSTPFQSLNKL, encoded by the exons ATGCTAAAATACACAAATCAAATCATCcaattctctctctcttcaatacTTCCAATGATCCTCCCGGCTGTACTCAATCCCTTCGCGACAATGTCCACACCTCTCCACTCTCGTCATGTCGCCGTGATCGGGGCAGGAGCCGCCGGTCTCGCCGCTGCACGTGAGCTCCGTCGCGAGGGTCACGAGGTCGTAGTCTTTGAACGACAATCCCAAATCGGAGGTACCTGGGTTTATGATCACCAAGTTGAACCAGACCCATTAAGCCTCAATCCAACCCGATCCATCATACACACCAGTCTCTATAGCTCCCTCCGCACCAATCTCCCCAGGGAAGTCATGGGTTTCCGCGATTACCCGTTTGTTCCGACGAACGATGAAACGAGAGATCCGAGACGGTATCCGGGTCACAGAGAGGTTTTACTTTACTTGAAAGATTTTGCCAAGGAGTTTGAGCTGGAGGATATGGTGAGGTTTGAGACTGACGTGATCTATGTTGGGTTGGTGGAGGACTGTAAAAAGTGGAGTGTTaaatcgaagaagaagaagagaggtgGTGATGATTGTGAATTTGATTTTGATGATGAAATTTATGATGCTGTGGTTATCTGCAACGGGCATTACACTGAGACTCGTGTTGCTGAAATTCCAG GGAAGCAAATCCATAGCCACAATTACCGTGTTCCTGAGTCATTCCGTGATCAA GTGGTAGTGTTGATTGGCAGTGCAGCAAGTGCTACTGATATATCCATGGAAATTGCTGGGGTTGCAAAAGAGGTCCATATTGCATCGAGATCAGTTGCAGCTGAAACATATGAAGAACGACCTGGATATGATAACATGTGGCTTAATTCTATG ATAGAAAGCTTACATCAAGATGGTTCTGTGGTTTTTCGAAACGGGAGAATTGTCCTCGCCGATGTCATTTTACACTGCACTGG GTACAAGTATAGCTTTCCTTTTCTCGAGACCAATGGCATTGTGACCGTTGATGATAACCGTGTAGGACCATTATACAAACATGTTTTCCCACCAGTTTTGGCCCCTCATCTTTCATTTGTCGGGTTGCCGTGGAAG GTTGTCCCTTTCCCAATGTTTGAATTCCAAAGCAAGTGGATTGCTGGTGTTTTATCTGGTAGAGTTCCGCTTCCATTACAAGAGGAGATGAAGGATGACATTGAAGCCTTTTACTTGTCACTCGAAGTTTCGAACATTCCGAAGAGATACACTCATAGAGTGGGTGAATCTCAG TATGAGTATGACAACTGGCTTGCTGCTCAGTGCGGGTGTGAAGGATTTGAAGAATGGAGAAAGCAAATGTACTGCGTGAGCAGCGATGGCAGGCACCTCCGACCATCTACCTACCGTGATGAATGGGAAGATGATAGCCTCACCGCGGAAGCTTACCGGGACTTCTCCAAATACACATCCACTCCTTTTCAATCGCTCAACAAATTGTAA